A region from the Tahibacter amnicola genome encodes:
- a CDS encoding DUF4832 domain-containing protein, translated as MRRLSALLALVMPVVAMATQYTPPVTQDDLDNPHKGFMLWGTTWSQGGAENHYGASIYHVYVPWRELETADQVFDWAGFEQRHLQPILNDDPQATFVLRPVADYPDSVGTGLSFYYTGGQPERDYPLFLEQPPLNIPAFDYTSCDGDGPGRTPDWNNAAFATQARQLIVALGQRYNGDPRITAIQVGLLGLWGEWHQTGCPTPEPNDAVKRLVRDAYVTAFPQTRLQTRYARDPDAVGVNFGFHEDYFPSFTANCTFGFPSCDDSGDWNLEYGLAHVVPAARQNWKENPVSGESPFTAQKNAWVNDTADILTVIRNYHFSFLGPAGKHEEAGFATPLNSIKRTLGYDFAVNRLVIPDVLAAGMPLAFTLEVTNRGAAPVYHGFAPQLHFVDGGGVTRGTVSLTGDLRTVLPGSTTTFTGQFSLPAIAPGSYSLRINLGATAAGQRAITLQNSPRDTSGRVTLGTVTVQAAPDRIFASGFESP; from the coding sequence ATGCGCCGCCTATCCGCCTTGCTGGCCCTTGTCATGCCCGTCGTGGCGATGGCGACGCAATACACGCCGCCGGTTACCCAGGACGACCTGGACAACCCGCACAAGGGATTCATGCTGTGGGGCACGACCTGGTCGCAGGGCGGCGCGGAGAATCACTACGGTGCCAGCATCTATCACGTCTATGTGCCCTGGCGTGAACTGGAAACGGCAGACCAGGTGTTTGACTGGGCCGGCTTCGAGCAGCGGCACCTGCAGCCCATCCTGAACGACGATCCACAGGCAACCTTCGTCCTGCGTCCTGTTGCGGACTATCCCGACAGTGTCGGAACGGGCCTGAGTTTCTATTACACCGGGGGGCAGCCGGAGCGCGACTACCCGCTGTTCCTGGAACAGCCGCCGCTGAACATCCCGGCATTCGACTACACCAGTTGCGACGGCGACGGACCGGGGCGGACGCCAGATTGGAACAATGCAGCATTTGCAACGCAGGCCCGGCAGCTGATAGTGGCACTGGGCCAACGCTACAACGGCGACCCGCGCATCACCGCGATCCAGGTGGGGCTGCTGGGGTTGTGGGGAGAATGGCACCAGACGGGTTGTCCTACGCCGGAGCCGAATGATGCGGTCAAGCGCCTTGTCCGCGATGCCTATGTCACGGCGTTTCCGCAAACCCGCCTGCAGACGCGGTACGCGCGCGATCCGGACGCCGTCGGCGTGAACTTCGGATTCCACGAAGATTACTTCCCCTCGTTCACCGCCAACTGCACCTTTGGATTTCCCTCCTGTGACGACAGCGGCGACTGGAATCTCGAATACGGACTGGCGCATGTCGTTCCCGCCGCGCGACAGAACTGGAAAGAAAACCCCGTCTCCGGCGAGAGCCCGTTCACGGCGCAGAAGAACGCCTGGGTCAACGACACGGCTGATATCCTGACGGTGATCCGCAATTACCACTTCAGCTTCCTGGGGCCGGCCGGCAAGCACGAGGAGGCGGGTTTCGCCACGCCGCTCAACTCGATCAAGCGGACGCTGGGCTACGATTTCGCGGTCAATCGCCTGGTGATTCCGGATGTGCTGGCCGCCGGCATGCCACTGGCGTTCACGCTCGAGGTCACCAATCGCGGCGCTGCGCCGGTCTACCACGGCTTCGCGCCGCAGCTGCATTTTGTCGACGGCGGCGGCGTGACACGGGGTACGGTGTCACTCACGGGCGATTTGCGCACGGTGTTGCCCGGCAGCACTACCACTTTCACCGGCCAGTTCTCGCTGCCGGCCATCGCACCCGGCAGCTACAGCCTGCGAATCAACCTGGGTGCGACGGCTGCCGGCCAACGCGCCATCACGCTGCAGAATTCGCCGCGCGATACGAGTGGCCGCGTCACTCTGGGGACAGTCACGGTGCAGGCGGCGCCGGACCGGATCTTTGCCTCCGGTTTCGAGTCGCCGTAA
- a CDS encoding GNAT family N-acetyltransferase encodes MTSLVLHTERLTLRHLDESDADFIFELVTDPAWLRYIGDKGVRNRDDACAYIRNGPMAMIAAKGFGLYCVTSRDTGEALGICGLIKRDTLADVDLGFAFLPRYRAMGFAREAAAATLVHAREDIGLRRLVAIVSPQNSASASLLCKIGFSFETRTRLSAGDHDVDLYGITL; translated from the coding sequence ATGACATCCCTCGTTCTGCACACCGAACGCCTCACCTTGAGGCACCTGGACGAATCAGACGCCGACTTCATCTTCGAGCTCGTCACCGACCCGGCCTGGCTGCGTTACATCGGCGACAAGGGCGTACGCAACCGGGACGACGCCTGCGCCTATATCCGCAACGGTCCAATGGCGATGATCGCCGCGAAGGGGTTTGGCCTGTATTGCGTCACTTCGCGGGACACCGGCGAAGCACTGGGGATCTGCGGCCTGATCAAGCGCGATACCTTGGCCGATGTCGACCTGGGCTTCGCGTTTCTGCCCCGCTACCGCGCGATGGGCTTCGCCCGCGAAGCTGCTGCCGCCACGCTGGTGCATGCGCGCGAAGACATCGGTTTGCGACGTCTGGTGGCGATCGTCTCACCGCAGAACAGCGCCTCGGCAAGCCTGCTGTGCAAAATCGGGTTCAGCTTCGAAACACGAACCCGCCTCAGTGCGGGCGACCACGACGTCGACCTCTACGGCATTACGCTGTAG
- a CDS encoding MerR family transcriptional regulator, which produces MSNSPSTAPRFLRIGELAERGRVSAKALRLYEQRGLLRPSTHSAAGYRLYGAEALARLHQIVLLKQSGFALGEIARLLERDPRIVATLLAQRIHRLEQELEQRTQALDALRQAAHQVDSASTLSIDALLENLSMTKALDVSFTAEEREALRGRAAQLGTAALAASREAWPALISKVRAAMQAGLPPHDPSMAELARQWHALVTALTGGDVAVTRKLSQAYAAQPQAMAERGLDPALFAYVGAAMSAIGLSLPQ; this is translated from the coding sequence ATGTCGAACTCACCTTCCACCGCACCGCGATTCCTCCGCATCGGCGAACTGGCCGAACGCGGCCGCGTCAGCGCCAAGGCTCTGCGTCTCTACGAGCAGCGCGGCCTGCTCAGACCATCGACACACTCGGCGGCCGGCTACCGGCTCTACGGTGCCGAAGCGCTGGCGCGGCTGCACCAGATCGTGCTGCTCAAGCAAAGTGGATTTGCCCTGGGCGAGATCGCGCGTCTGCTCGAACGCGATCCCCGCATTGTCGCCACCCTGCTGGCACAGCGGATACACCGGCTGGAGCAGGAACTGGAGCAACGCACACAGGCACTCGATGCGCTGCGGCAGGCGGCGCACCAGGTGGATTCGGCATCGACCCTGTCTATCGATGCACTCCTGGAGAACCTCAGCATGACCAAAGCCCTGGACGTTTCATTTACCGCCGAAGAACGCGAAGCGCTGCGCGGGCGCGCGGCGCAGCTGGGCACCGCTGCCCTTGCCGCGAGCCGGGAAGCCTGGCCCGCTCTTATCAGCAAAGTGCGCGCCGCAATGCAGGCCGGCCTGCCACCGCACGACCCGTCGATGGCTGAACTGGCGCGGCAATGGCATGCACTGGTCACCGCACTTACCGGCGGCGACGTCGCTGTCACCCGCAAGCTGTCACAGGCCTATGCGGCGCAGCCGCAGGCGATGGCGGAGCGCGGACTTGATCCAGCCTTGTTTGCGTATGTCGGTGCGGCGATGAGCGCCATCGGGCTAAGCCTGCCGCAGTGA
- a CDS encoding DUF6151 family protein: MPEADHPIQCQCGKLRGTLSRSAAFTRLRCYCRDCQAYARALGKPAEIVDPQGGSDIVATLQQHVAFSQGKEQLACLSLSEQGLLRWYARCCNTPIGNTARDVKMCYIGLMHSALSSAPVTLDAAFGNAAIAVNAKSARGAVTESGIRTVLATVRIIGRVLQSRFSGAYRASPFFSYPDGRPVADPRVLDAAERQRAFDTA, from the coding sequence ATGCCGGAAGCTGATCACCCCATTCAGTGTCAATGTGGAAAACTGCGCGGAACCCTGTCGCGCAGCGCCGCCTTCACGCGACTGCGCTGCTACTGCCGTGATTGCCAGGCCTATGCACGCGCATTGGGCAAGCCCGCGGAGATTGTCGATCCGCAGGGTGGCAGCGATATTGTCGCGACGCTGCAGCAGCACGTTGCGTTCAGCCAGGGCAAGGAACAGCTCGCGTGTCTGTCCCTCAGCGAGCAAGGCCTGCTGCGCTGGTATGCGCGCTGCTGCAACACGCCGATCGGCAACACGGCGCGAGACGTGAAGATGTGCTACATCGGCCTGATGCACAGTGCGCTTTCCAGTGCACCGGTAACGCTGGATGCCGCTTTCGGCAATGCCGCGATCGCGGTCAACGCGAAAAGCGCACGGGGGGCGGTCACCGAAAGCGGTATTCGGACGGTGCTTGCCACCGTCCGCATCATCGGACGGGTGCTGCAATCACGCTTCTCCGGAGCGTATCGGGCCAGCCCCTTCTTCTCCTATCCGGACGGACGCCCCGTTGCCGATCCGCGCGTGCTGGATGCGGCCGAACGCCAGCGCGCCTTCGACACCGCCTGA
- a CDS encoding polymer-forming cytoskeletal protein, with protein sequence MSLLFRLFAATGLCLGGVSASSGADWHSSADLVKRSPDRFVRADKAAIEAALQRADKVVHVDDYLREKNLTVYLHKGDLVVDGSFSNDDALIVDGNLTIRGSYDDYNPGIGVLLVTGDLRVENLVSWGTVAVNGRLDASGLVYAYYNDFTFEVGGPVKAQALVVYDKMSDYGPVEAAVVQTHDDIQHAQALRHFVPELMIDDVLEHDPEDGEVSAWASYGAATSRIHDELPLFRESPAPENLPADVNRLLQASVDEATIARLASSDRLLAMVAAAREKLPLTIQRQLLAQGDAKVLELLAGNPSTSKVILEQIAKAKPQTASAIATNPNAPSSVLAPMAQNTDPAVRMAVLEHADPPLEHLVKLAGDESAEVREALARSRHVRRLSAAVLGTLVNDKEAGVRAALPVHDSLLTVEQYAALAADTSAVVRVAVAESLSRQAVWEQVPVGETPAREALALRLSSDEDKQVVAAVLAALAPAEQERLAASAQAPFKRVVDVTLARHTRSVALMSRYAEGAQDLAEELAENLALPAAVQEKLVARLPPAASHPHVSRFDLEAFVAQSQTWDAVVAKLMENENAAASAVLATAKYCKAIRGDATFCSSLMDRDDLSADVFDVLAGTGDMEFREDWALTVLGSIHASRAQIERAVPLWYDDDKALQSAVKALGKHSDDAAWFGALAQSEHAQLREIAATNAATPPAVVARLLEDPEEDVRGPASANPSLPADVLARTAKSPSWALSNPAIPDALLRELLDRALAGAEATPDADDVKEVIARRFLRARAGQ encoded by the coding sequence ATGTCCCTGCTGTTCCGCCTCTTCGCCGCAACCGGCCTGTGCCTGGGCGGCGTGTCCGCATCGTCCGGCGCCGACTGGCACTCGTCCGCCGACCTGGTCAAGCGCAGCCCCGACAGGTTCGTCCGGGCTGACAAGGCTGCCATCGAGGCCGCGCTGCAGCGCGCCGACAAGGTGGTTCACGTCGACGACTATCTGCGCGAGAAGAACCTGACGGTCTACCTGCACAAGGGCGACCTTGTCGTGGACGGTTCATTTTCCAACGACGACGCGTTGATCGTCGACGGCAACCTCACCATCCGGGGCAGCTACGACGACTACAACCCGGGTATCGGCGTGCTCCTGGTCACCGGCGACCTGCGCGTGGAAAACCTGGTGAGCTGGGGCACTGTGGCAGTCAATGGACGGCTGGACGCCAGCGGCCTGGTCTACGCCTACTACAACGACTTCACCTTTGAGGTCGGTGGCCCGGTGAAAGCGCAGGCATTGGTCGTGTACGACAAGATGAGCGACTATGGCCCGGTCGAGGCTGCCGTCGTGCAGACTCACGATGACATCCAGCACGCGCAGGCGCTGCGCCATTTCGTGCCGGAACTGATGATCGACGACGTGCTTGAACATGATCCGGAAGACGGCGAGGTGTCGGCCTGGGCCAGCTACGGCGCAGCCACGAGCCGCATTCACGACGAGCTGCCACTGTTTCGTGAATCGCCGGCGCCCGAGAACCTGCCGGCGGACGTCAACCGTCTGCTGCAGGCGTCAGTGGACGAGGCGACCATCGCGCGCCTGGCCAGCTCGGATCGACTCCTGGCAATGGTGGCAGCGGCACGCGAGAAACTGCCGTTGACCATCCAGCGCCAGCTGCTGGCCCAGGGCGATGCGAAGGTGCTGGAGCTTCTGGCCGGCAACCCGTCCACCAGCAAGGTCATCCTGGAACAGATCGCGAAGGCGAAGCCGCAGACGGCGTCTGCGATCGCGACTAACCCCAACGCGCCGTCTTCCGTGCTCGCTCCGATGGCGCAGAACACCGATCCCGCCGTGCGCATGGCCGTGCTGGAGCATGCTGATCCGCCGTTGGAACACCTGGTGAAGCTTGCCGGGGATGAATCGGCCGAGGTGCGCGAAGCGCTCGCACGCAGCCGGCATGTCCGGCGCCTGTCGGCGGCCGTCCTGGGTACGCTGGTGAACGACAAGGAAGCGGGCGTGCGCGCCGCGCTTCCGGTGCATGACTCGCTACTCACCGTGGAGCAGTACGCGGCGCTCGCGGCCGACACGAGCGCGGTCGTGCGGGTTGCCGTGGCCGAGTCGCTGAGCCGCCAGGCGGTGTGGGAACAAGTACCGGTGGGTGAGACGCCGGCGCGGGAAGCGCTGGCCTTGCGCCTTTCATCGGATGAAGACAAGCAGGTTGTCGCTGCGGTCCTGGCCGCGCTCGCGCCAGCCGAGCAGGAGCGCCTCGCGGCCTCGGCGCAGGCGCCCTTCAAGCGCGTCGTCGATGTCACGCTGGCCAGGCACACCCGCAGTGTCGCGCTGATGTCGCGCTATGCGGAGGGTGCGCAGGACCTGGCCGAGGAGCTGGCGGAAAACCTCGCGTTGCCTGCGGCGGTGCAGGAAAAGCTGGTGGCGCGCCTGCCGCCTGCGGCATCCCATCCCCATGTGTCGCGCTTCGATCTGGAGGCTTTTGTCGCACAAAGCCAGACCTGGGACGCGGTCGTTGCCAAGCTCATGGAAAACGAGAATGCCGCCGCCTCCGCTGTCCTGGCGACGGCGAAGTACTGCAAGGCGATTCGCGGTGACGCGACCTTCTGCTCCAGCCTGATGGACCGGGACGACCTCAGCGCGGACGTGTTCGACGTATTGGCCGGAACCGGAGACATGGAATTCCGTGAAGACTGGGCGCTGACGGTGCTGGGTAGCATCCACGCGTCGCGTGCCCAGATCGAACGTGCCGTGCCGCTGTGGTACGACGACGACAAGGCCCTGCAATCGGCCGTGAAGGCGCTGGGCAAGCACTCCGATGACGCGGCCTGGTTTGGCGCGCTGGCGCAATCGGAACACGCACAGTTGCGCGAGATTGCCGCCACTAACGCGGCCACGCCGCCGGCGGTGGTTGCACGCCTGCTGGAAGACCCGGAAGAAGATGTCCGTGGTCCTGCATCGGCCAACCCGTCGTTGCCTGCGGACGTTCTTGCCAGGACGGCGAAGTCGCCCTCCTGGGCACTGAGCAATCCGGCAATCCCCGACGCGTTGCTGCGCGAATTGCTGGACCGGGCGCTGGCAGGCGCCGAGGCGACACCCGACGCGGATGACGTGAAGGAAGTGATTGCGCGCCGGTTCCTGAGGGCCAGGGCCGGGCAATAG
- a CDS encoding VOC family protein, with amino-acid sequence MMKFACALLLGLHSLSISASTPAPAGSSTTASRTQPGHDMKLQSHYPVIVTAAFTQSRDYWRDVLGYAVAFESSWFVYLQSPDGVHGIAFMRPDHPSRPPGPETYGGQGVFLTLQVADAGAVYERLRARGVEMAYDLHDEDWGQRRFAVKDPSGTWIDVVEQTAPKPGYWERYPPNP; translated from the coding sequence ATGATGAAGTTCGCCTGCGCGTTGCTCCTGGGCCTGCATAGCCTGTCCATTTCCGCATCGACACCGGCGCCGGCCGGGTCGTCCACGACGGCAAGTCGTACACAACCGGGCCATGACATGAAGCTGCAATCGCACTATCCGGTTATCGTGACCGCCGCATTCACCCAGAGCCGTGACTACTGGCGCGATGTACTGGGCTACGCTGTCGCGTTTGAATCAAGCTGGTTCGTCTATCTGCAGTCGCCGGACGGCGTCCATGGCATCGCCTTCATGCGCCCCGACCACCCGTCGCGTCCACCAGGCCCCGAGACGTACGGCGGCCAGGGCGTATTCCTGACTTTGCAGGTAGCGGACGCCGGTGCCGTGTACGAGCGGCTGCGTGCCCGTGGCGTCGAGATGGCCTATGACCTGCACGACGAGGACTGGGGCCAGCGTCGTTTCGCGGTGAAGGATCCGTCGGGAACCTGGATCGACGTGGTGGAACAGACGGCACCGAAACCCGGCTATTGGGAACGCTATCCCCCCAACCCGTGA
- a CDS encoding AraC family transcriptional regulator, which translates to MKRSRTRLSYADRVLRVVQHLVRHPEQDPSLEQLAAIGLFSPFHFHRIYHAMTGETVKDTQRRLRLHQAAISLLGSTDPIKTIAQRAGYGSQAAFTRAFANAYGQAPARYRQRGQAPSLLPRFTPPEAMDMYEVRIENRPEITVIARTHHGAYHQIGQVFEHLQVWAAARQLLRDSTRWFGMYPDDPSAKPEAELRSTAAFMTESVTRPGETPLDDSVHWQVIAGGRYAVIEHVGPYAELDRAYHWLFCSWLPQSGEEGRDGPCVEEYLNDVRTVPPHQLRTQIAVPLC; encoded by the coding sequence ATGAAACGCTCCCGCACCCGCCTGAGTTACGCCGACCGCGTGCTGCGTGTCGTGCAGCATCTGGTGCGGCACCCGGAGCAGGATCCCTCGCTCGAACAACTGGCGGCGATCGGACTGTTCTCGCCGTTTCATTTTCACCGGATCTACCACGCGATGACCGGCGAAACCGTCAAGGACACGCAACGACGGTTGCGTCTGCATCAGGCCGCCATCAGCCTGCTGGGCAGCACCGATCCGATCAAGACGATTGCACAGCGTGCCGGTTACGGCAGCCAGGCGGCGTTCACCCGCGCCTTTGCGAACGCGTACGGCCAGGCGCCGGCACGCTATCGCCAGCGCGGTCAGGCGCCGTCACTGCTGCCCAGGTTCACTCCACCGGAGGCAATGGATATGTACGAAGTTCGCATCGAAAACAGGCCGGAAATCACGGTCATCGCACGCACGCACCACGGCGCCTACCACCAGATCGGCCAGGTGTTCGAGCATCTGCAGGTCTGGGCCGCTGCGCGGCAATTGCTGCGCGATTCCACCCGCTGGTTCGGCATGTACCCGGATGACCCGAGCGCCAAACCGGAGGCCGAGCTGCGCTCGACCGCGGCATTCATGACCGAATCAGTCACGCGCCCGGGCGAAACCCCGCTGGATGACAGCGTGCATTGGCAGGTCATTGCCGGCGGACGCTATGCGGTGATCGAACACGTCGGCCCCTACGCGGAGCTTGATCGCGCCTATCACTGGCTGTTCTGCAGCTGGCTGCCCCAGAGCGGCGAGGAAGGCCGCGACGGGCCGTGTGTCGAGGAATACCTCAACGATGTACGCACGGTGCCACCCCACCAGTTGCGCACCCAGATCGCGGTTCCCCTGTGCTGA
- a CDS encoding hybrid sensor histidine kinase/response regulator, producing the protein MYHADPPDQKPLSLVAVAERLRNERIDRVVAGYREYHVALRRVLIMAITCVWAYFWGRGGDPNSPENLARMALGKVLPIEGARVLPYAVAFFVISLIWLYAVRSGRIKPGLWPDAAGSVANFIGIAVLLKLSWNLNLWAVPLLPLASIVICVRFSRYAFWASMAASVVIVGGAAPEGYWITRPAFAVFAVVLLVGLPMTVNRVLGALHAVSQAAVRSRDAQSRFIATMSHELRTPLNAIIPAAALIETERLSSGDRELIESLAANAAVLLHRVNEVLDVAAIDRGQLHIANEPFRFSSVLHAMQNVVGQQARDKPIRLEVQLDDGLDEVVMGDAGRVEQVLTNLVSNAIKFTPANGHVRVHVARDDHAPGNDGRLSLLCSVSDTGIGIADSDKAKIFLPFHQVSAGSARRHGGVGLGLHIVRSVSDRLGGTLAVSDNPGGGTVFQWRVSFACAAPGQALPSALNTLAALDQHRAAVPSLRCLVIEDNGPNRDILQRLLTRAGHTADFAATGPAGLALTRESTYDAVFLDLHMPGMSGMDVLAELRRPGVWPLTPPVVVLSADSDPESIAASLRRGATAYLPKPIVPQRLLDVLRQIAFQNAERSRESERLAPAFPAAADEPRQSPTDVLRQLGSTEAVRTYLNALIEEMDTALQGMDQAMQAGETAAALDHLHVLRNVFQSADFHPGILACSDMANALHTGQDLGAALSQIRLRVSQAKIRLRHEPELHA; encoded by the coding sequence ATGTATCACGCTGACCCACCCGACCAGAAACCGTTGAGCCTGGTCGCTGTCGCCGAGCGACTGCGCAACGAGCGCATCGATCGCGTCGTTGCCGGCTATCGCGAGTACCACGTCGCCCTGCGCCGCGTGCTGATCATGGCCATCACCTGCGTCTGGGCGTATTTCTGGGGACGCGGCGGTGATCCGAATTCACCGGAGAATCTCGCCCGGATGGCGCTGGGCAAGGTACTTCCGATCGAAGGCGCACGCGTGCTCCCCTACGCGGTGGCGTTCTTCGTGATCTCGCTGATCTGGCTCTACGCCGTGCGCAGCGGACGCATCAAGCCGGGCCTGTGGCCGGACGCCGCCGGCAGCGTCGCCAACTTCATCGGCATTGCCGTGCTGCTGAAACTGTCGTGGAACCTGAACCTGTGGGCAGTGCCCTTGTTACCGCTGGCCAGCATCGTGATCTGCGTGCGTTTCAGCCGCTATGCCTTCTGGGCCAGCATGGCGGCGTCGGTCGTGATCGTCGGCGGCGCCGCACCCGAGGGCTACTGGATCACCCGCCCGGCCTTCGCCGTGTTCGCCGTAGTGCTGCTGGTCGGCCTGCCGATGACGGTCAACCGCGTGCTCGGTGCGCTCCATGCGGTGTCGCAGGCAGCCGTGCGCTCGCGCGATGCGCAGAGCCGCTTCATCGCCACGATGTCGCACGAGCTGCGCACGCCGCTCAACGCCATCATTCCGGCCGCCGCGCTGATCGAGACGGAACGGCTTTCCAGCGGCGACAGGGAGTTGATCGAATCCCTCGCCGCCAACGCCGCCGTACTGCTGCACCGGGTGAACGAAGTGCTGGACGTCGCGGCCATCGACCGCGGACAGCTGCACATCGCCAACGAACCGTTCCGCTTCTCCAGCGTGCTGCACGCCATGCAGAATGTGGTTGGACAGCAGGCCCGCGACAAGCCCATACGACTGGAAGTCCAGCTCGATGACGGCTTGGACGAGGTCGTGATGGGCGATGCCGGGCGGGTCGAACAGGTACTGACTAACCTGGTCAGCAATGCCATCAAGTTCACGCCCGCGAACGGCCATGTACGCGTCCACGTCGCACGCGACGACCACGCCCCCGGCAACGACGGGCGTCTTTCCCTGCTGTGCAGCGTCAGCGACACCGGCATCGGCATCGCCGACAGCGACAAGGCGAAGATCTTCCTGCCTTTCCACCAGGTCAGTGCCGGATCGGCGCGACGCCATGGGGGTGTAGGCCTCGGCCTGCATATCGTGCGCAGCGTGTCGGACCGCCTCGGCGGCACCCTGGCTGTGTCGGACAACCCCGGTGGCGGTACGGTCTTCCAGTGGCGCGTGAGCTTCGCCTGCGCCGCGCCGGGTCAGGCTCTGCCGTCCGCGCTCAACACCTTGGCCGCGCTGGATCAGCACCGTGCCGCGGTACCCTCGTTGCGCTGCCTGGTGATCGAAGACAACGGACCCAATCGCGACATTCTGCAGCGCCTGCTCACCCGCGCCGGGCATACCGCGGACTTTGCCGCAACGGGTCCTGCCGGTCTCGCGCTGACGCGTGAATCCACCTACGACGCCGTCTTCCTGGACCTGCACATGCCCGGTATGAGCGGCATGGACGTCCTGGCGGAACTGCGTCGCCCCGGCGTGTGGCCGTTGACGCCGCCGGTCGTCGTCCTCAGCGCCGATTCGGATCCCGAATCCATCGCCGCGTCGCTGCGACGCGGCGCGACCGCGTACCTGCCCAAGCCGATCGTGCCGCAGCGGCTGCTCGACGTACTGCGCCAGATCGCTTTTCAGAACGCGGAACGGTCGCGCGAATCCGAACGGTTGGCACCGGCGTTCCCAGCGGCAGCAGACGAGCCGCGCCAGTCGCCAACGGACGTCCTGCGCCAGCTCGGTTCCACCGAGGCCGTCCGCACCTACCTCAATGCGCTCATCGAAGAGATGGACACGGCCTTGCAGGGCATGGACCAGGCCATGCAGGCCGGCGAGACCGCGGCGGCACTCGATCACCTCCACGTGCTACGCAATGTGTTCCAGAGCGCGGACTTCCACCCCGGTATCCTCGCCTGCAGCGACATGGCCAACGCACTGCACACCGGCCAGGACCTCGGTGCCGCGCTCAGCCAGATCCGCCTGCGCGTATCGCAGGCCAAGATACGTCTGCGGCACGAGCCGGAACTGCACGCGTGA
- a CDS encoding YdcF family protein, translating to MLLILILLTGLIVMFHRWGRHRLRGTMAALVVGLFLAAGCGPLPQLLLQPLQAPYAQPMAASFGVRSAIVLLGAGTVSPAARMAAEVSPLAHSRVTKAAELYHGCRQAGGECKVVASGGDVHGNGDSEGAVYVRQLAKLGVPETDLIAETRSQNTWENARYCEPLLAALQPDRVYLVTSGLHLTRSMLYFEHFGIRTIPVRADYLDAAGSVLPLAYNLMATDFALHEYLGIARFHVYNALGWNPPARG from the coding sequence GTGCTGCTGATCCTGATCCTGCTGACCGGCTTGATCGTGATGTTCCATCGCTGGGGACGACACCGTCTTCGCGGCACGATGGCGGCACTCGTCGTCGGCCTGTTCCTGGCCGCCGGCTGCGGCCCGCTGCCGCAGCTCCTGCTGCAGCCGCTGCAAGCCCCCTATGCCCAGCCGATGGCGGCGTCGTTTGGCGTGCGCAGCGCCATCGTGCTGCTCGGGGCAGGCACCGTCAGCCCCGCGGCCCGCATGGCCGCCGAGGTCAGCCCGCTGGCACACAGCCGGGTCACCAAAGCCGCTGAGCTCTATCACGGATGTCGCCAGGCGGGCGGCGAGTGCAAGGTGGTGGCCAGCGGCGGCGACGTGCACGGCAACGGTGACAGCGAGGGCGCCGTTTACGTACGTCAGCTGGCAAAGCTGGGCGTGCCCGAAACCGACCTCATCGCGGAAACCCGCAGTCAGAACACCTGGGAAAACGCCCGCTACTGCGAACCGTTACTCGCCGCGCTGCAGCCGGACCGGGTATATCTGGTCACCTCCGGCCTTCACCTCACGCGCAGCATGCTCTACTTTGAGCACTTCGGCATCCGCACCATTCCGGTGCGGGCGGACTACCTGGACGCCGCGGGCAGCGTTCTCCCATTGGCCTACAACCTGATGGCCACCGATTTCGCCCTGCACGAATACCTCGGTATCGCGCGTTTCCATGTGTATAACGCGCTCGGCTGGAATCCCCCGGCGAGGGGATAG